A region from the Populus trichocarpa isolate Nisqually-1 chromosome 18, P.trichocarpa_v4.1, whole genome shotgun sequence genome encodes:
- the LOC7463725 gene encoding vacuolar-processing enzyme — translation MTGLATGAIFLLISLCGIAAAGRDTVGDVLRLPSEASRFFHNDDNSDDDSTGTRWAILLAGSNGYWNYRHQADVFHAYQLLRKGGLKEENIIVFMYDDIAYNSENPRRGVIINSPQGEDVYKGVPKDYTGEDVTVGNFFAAILGNKTALTGGSGKVVDSGPNDHIFIYYTDHGGPGVLGMPTNPYLYADDLIDVLKKKHASGTYKSLVFYLEACESGSIFEGLLPQGLNIYATTASNAEESSWGTYCPGENPSPPPEYETCLGDLYSVAWMEDSDIHNLQTETLHQQYELVKRRTSNDNSPYGSHVMQYGDVGLSKDNIFLYMGTNPANDNFTFMDENLLRPRSKAVNQRDADLVHFWDKYRKAPEGSSRKVEAQKQFVEAMSHRMHIDHSIKLIGKLLFGIEKASEVLNAIRPAGQPLVDDWDCLKTLVRTFETHCGSVSQYGMKHMRSLANLCNAGIGKEQMAEASAQACVSFPSGPWSTLHKGFSA, via the exons ATGACGGGACTCGCTACCGGcgcaatttttcttcttatttctttatgTGGTATCGCCGCCGCTGGCCGAGACACCGTTGGTGACGTTCTTCGGTTGCCATCGGAGGCTTCCAGGTTTTTCCATAACGATGATAATAGTGATGATGATTCAACTGGAACTAGATGGGCGATCCTCCTTGCCGGATCTAACGGTTACTGGAATTACAGGCATCAG GCAGATGTTTTTCATGCATATCAACTGCTGAGAAAAGGTGGattaaaggaagaaaatataattgttttcatGTATGATGACATTGCTTATAACTCAGAGAATCCAAGGCGTGGAGTCATCATTAACAGTCCTCAAGGAGAAGATGTTTATAAAGGAGTtccaaag GATTATACCGGTGAAGATGTCACTGTTGGAAACTTTTTTGCTGCTATTCTTGGAAACAAGACTGCTCTTACTGGGGGTAGTGGAAAAGTCGTTGATAGTGGCCCCAATGATCATATTTTCATTTACTATACTGATCATGGAGGTCCTGGGGTGCTAG GTATGCCTACCAATCCTTACCTCTATGCTGATGATTTGATTGATGTCTTAAAAAAGAAGCATGCATCTGGGACCTATAAAAGCTTG GTGTTTTATCTTGAAGCCTGTGAATCCGGAAGCATCTTTGAGGGTCTTCTTCCTCAAGGTTTAAATATCTATGCAACCACAGCATCAAATGCGGAAGAGAGCAGTTGGGGAACCTATTGTCCCGGAGAGAATCCTAGCCCTCCCCCAGAATATGAAACCTGTTTGGGTGACTTGTACAGTGTTGCTTGGATGGAGGATAG CGACATACACAATTTACAGACGGAAACTTTGCACCAGCAATATGAACTG GTAAAAAGGAGGACTTCCAATGACAATTCTCCCTATGGTTCCCATGTCATGCAATATGGTGATGTAGGACTTAGCAAGGACAACATCTTCCTGTATATGGGTACAAACCCTGCTAATGATAACTTCACTTTCATGGATGAGAACTTGTTGAGGCCTCGTTCTAAAGCTGTTAATCAGCGTGATGCTGATCTTGTCCACTTCTGGGATAAG TACCGCAAGGCCCCCGAAGGCTCTTCTAGGAAGGTTGAAGCTCAGAAGCAATTTGTTGAAGCAATGTCACATAGAATGCATATAGACCACAGCATAAAACTTATTGGGAAGCTCCTTTTTGGAATTGAAAAGGCCTCAGAGGTGTTGAATGCCATCCGTCCTGCTGGGCAACCTCTTGTAGATGACTGGGACTGCCTTAAAACACTG GTGAGGACTTTTGAAACACATTGTGGATCCGTATCCCAGTATGGGATGAAACACATGCGATCTCTTGCTAACCTTTGCAATGCTGGAATTGGAAAGGAACAGATGGCCGAGGCATCGGCACAAGCTTGTGTCAGCTTTCCTTCTGGTCCATGGAGCACTCTTCACAAAGGGTTCAGCGCATAA